Proteins encoded together in one Pongo abelii isolate AG06213 chromosome 8, NHGRI_mPonAbe1-v2.0_pri, whole genome shotgun sequence window:
- the GSTO1 gene encoding glutathione S-transferase omega-1 isoform X2 codes for MSGESARSLGKGSAPPGPVPEGSIRVYSMRFCPFAERTLLVLKAKGIRHEVININLKNKPEWFFKKNPFGLVPVLENSQGQLIYESAITCEYLDEAYPGKKLLPDDPYEKACQKMILELFSKVPSLVGSFIRSQNKEDYAGLKEEFRKEFTKLEEVLTNKKTTFFGGSSISMIDYLIWPWFERLEAMKLNECVGHTPKLKLWMAAMKEDPTVSALLTSEKDWQGFLELYLQNSPEACDYGL; via the exons ATGTCCGGGGAGTCAGCCAGGAGCTTGGGGAAGG GAAGCGCGCCCCCGGGGCCGGTCCCGGAGGGCTCGATCCGCGTCTACAGCATGAGGTTCTGCCCGTTTGCTGAGAGGACGCTTCTGGTCCTGAAGGCCAAGGGAATCAG GCATGAAGTCATCAATATCAACCTGAAAAATAAGCCTGAGTGGTTCTTTAAGAAAAATCCCTTTGGTCTGGTGCCAGTTCTGGAAAACAGTCAGGGTCAGCTGATCTACGAGTCTGCCATCACCTGTGAGTACCTGGATGAAGCATACCCAGGGAAGAAGCTGTTGCCAGATGACCCCTATGAGAAAGCTTGCCAGAAGATGATCTTAGAATTGTTTTCTAAG GTGCCATCCTTGGTAGGAAGCTTTATTAGAAGCCAAAATAAAGAAGACTATGCTGGCCTAAAAGAAGAATTTCGTAAAGAATTTACCAAGCTAGAGGAG GTTCTGACTAATAAGAAGACGACCTTCTTTGGTGGCAGTTCTATCTCAATGATTGATTACCTCATCTGGCCCTGGTTTGAACGGCTGGAAGCAATGAAGTTAAATGA GTGTGTAGGCCACACTCCAAAACTGAAACTGTGGATGGCAGCCATGAAGGAAGATCCCACAGTCTCAGCCCTGCTTACTAGTGAGAAGGACTGGCAAGGTTTCCTAGAGCTCTACTTACAGAACAGCCCTGAGGCCTGTGACTATGGGCTCTGA
- the GSTO1 gene encoding glutathione S-transferase omega-1 isoform X1, whose amino-acid sequence MSGESARSLGKGSAPPGPVPEGSIRVYSMRFCPFAERTLLVLKAKGIRHEVININLKNKPEWFFKKNPFGLVPVLENSQGQLIYESAITCEYLDEAYPGKKLLPDDPYEKACQKMILELFSKLFAVGAKFCDLGSSCQTHTTEFKSEMSKVPSLVGSFIRSQNKEDYAGLKEEFRKEFTKLEEVLTNKKTTFFGGSSISMIDYLIWPWFERLEAMKLNECVGHTPKLKLWMAAMKEDPTVSALLTSEKDWQGFLELYLQNSPEACDYGL is encoded by the exons ATGTCCGGGGAGTCAGCCAGGAGCTTGGGGAAGG GAAGCGCGCCCCCGGGGCCGGTCCCGGAGGGCTCGATCCGCGTCTACAGCATGAGGTTCTGCCCGTTTGCTGAGAGGACGCTTCTGGTCCTGAAGGCCAAGGGAATCAG GCATGAAGTCATCAATATCAACCTGAAAAATAAGCCTGAGTGGTTCTTTAAGAAAAATCCCTTTGGTCTGGTGCCAGTTCTGGAAAACAGTCAGGGTCAGCTGATCTACGAGTCTGCCATCACCTGTGAGTACCTGGATGAAGCATACCCAGGGAAGAAGCTGTTGCCAGATGACCCCTATGAGAAAGCTTGCCAGAAGATGATCTTAGAATTGTTTTCTAAG CTCTTTGCAGTTGGGGCCAAGTTTTGTGACCTAGGCTCTTCCTGTCAGACACACACAACAGAGTTCAAATCAGAAATGAGCAAG GTGCCATCCTTGGTAGGAAGCTTTATTAGAAGCCAAAATAAAGAAGACTATGCTGGCCTAAAAGAAGAATTTCGTAAAGAATTTACCAAGCTAGAGGAG GTTCTGACTAATAAGAAGACGACCTTCTTTGGTGGCAGTTCTATCTCAATGATTGATTACCTCATCTGGCCCTGGTTTGAACGGCTGGAAGCAATGAAGTTAAATGA GTGTGTAGGCCACACTCCAAAACTGAAACTGTGGATGGCAGCCATGAAGGAAGATCCCACAGTCTCAGCCCTGCTTACTAGTGAGAAGGACTGGCAAGGTTTCCTAGAGCTCTACTTACAGAACAGCCCTGAGGCCTGTGACTATGGGCTCTGA